Proteins encoded in a region of the Tripterygium wilfordii isolate XIE 37 chromosome 21, ASM1340144v1, whole genome shotgun sequence genome:
- the LOC119988598 gene encoding cytochrome c6, chloroplastic isoform X1 has translation MNLFYFRMLSVIFAFADPLATVKREKYAASDIDTKLQQQNLLLLDKGCSKGSEKQSRNRNPTPPIQKQASFLEGLVPPLIAAFVALSPIYTNTPVSLGQTIEIERGAKLFRQACIGCHDGGGNIIQPGATLFLKDLQRNGVDSTEEIFRVTYYGKGRMPGFGESCTPRGQCTFGERLQDEEIKLLAEFVKLQADQGWANIASTED, from the exons ATGAATTTATTCTATTTTCGTATGTTATCGGTTATTTTCGCTTTCGCAGATCCGCTTGCCACcgtaaagagagagaaatatgcCGCTTCCGACATTGATACCAAGTTGCAGCAACAGAATCTGTTGCTTCTCGACAAAG GTTGTTCGAAGGGGAGTGAGAAGCAAAGCAGAAATCGAAACCCAACTCCTCCGATTCAAAAACAAGCAAGCTTCTTGGAGGGCTTGGTTCCACCTTTAATAGCTGCATTCGTAGCCTTATCTCCCATATACACCAATACCCCAG TGTCACTTGGACAAActatagagatagagagaggtgCCAAATTGTTTCGTCAAGCTTGCATTGGCTGTCATGATGGTGGAGGAAACATAATTCAACCA ggTGCAACACTCTTCTTGAAGGATCTACAAAG AAATGGAGTTGATTCAACGGAAGAGATATTCCGCGTGACATATTATGGAAAGGGAAGAATGCCA GGTTTTGGTGAAAGTTGCACGCCAAGGGGCCAATGCACATTTGGGGAACGTTTACAGGATGAAGAGATCAAACTCCTGGCTGAGTTTGTGAAGTTACAGGCTGATCAAGGATGGGCAAACATTGCAAGTACAGAAGATTGA
- the LOC119988598 gene encoding cytochrome c6, chloroplastic isoform X2 produces the protein MPLPTLIPSCSNRICCFSTKGSEKQSRNRNPTPPIQKQASFLEGLVPPLIAAFVALSPIYTNTPVSLGQTIEIERGAKLFRQACIGCHDGGGNIIQPGATLFLKDLQRNGVDSTEEIFRVTYYGKGRMPGFGESCTPRGQCTFGERLQDEEIKLLAEFVKLQADQGWANIASTED, from the exons atgcCGCTTCCGACATTGATACCAAGTTGCAGCAACAGAATCTGTTGCTTCTCGACAAAG GGGAGTGAGAAGCAAAGCAGAAATCGAAACCCAACTCCTCCGATTCAAAAACAAGCAAGCTTCTTGGAGGGCTTGGTTCCACCTTTAATAGCTGCATTCGTAGCCTTATCTCCCATATACACCAATACCCCAG TGTCACTTGGACAAActatagagatagagagaggtgCCAAATTGTTTCGTCAAGCTTGCATTGGCTGTCATGATGGTGGAGGAAACATAATTCAACCA ggTGCAACACTCTTCTTGAAGGATCTACAAAG AAATGGAGTTGATTCAACGGAAGAGATATTCCGCGTGACATATTATGGAAAGGGAAGAATGCCA GGTTTTGGTGAAAGTTGCACGCCAAGGGGCCAATGCACATTTGGGGAACGTTTACAGGATGAAGAGATCAAACTCCTGGCTGAGTTTGTGAAGTTACAGGCTGATCAAGGATGGGCAAACATTGCAAGTACAGAAGATTGA
- the LOC119989742 gene encoding protein NARROW LEAF 1-like, whose protein sequence is MDRPRLDLRVHHSRSIQSEESALDLERNYFNHHNLPSSSPSPLQPFASAGQHSESNAAYFSWPPLSRLNDAAEDRANYFGNLQKGVLPETLGRLPTGQQATTLLELMTIRAFHSKILRRFSLGTAIGFRIRRGVLTDIPAILVFVARKVHRQWLSHSQCLPAALQGPGGVWCDVDVVEFSYYGAPAQTPKEQVCTELVDGLGGSDPCIGSGSQVASQETYGTLGAIVKSRTGNRQVGFLTNRHVAVDLDYPSQKMFHPLPPNLGPGVYLGAVERATSFITDDLWYGTFAGTNPETFVRADGAFIPFAEDFFMNNVITTVKGVGEIGDVHIIDLQAPINSLIGRQVVKVGRSSGLTTGTIMAYALEYNDEKGICFFTDFLVVGENQQTFDLEGDSGSLIILTCQNGEKPRPVGIIWGGTANRGRLKLKVGQAPENWTSGVDLGRLLDLLELDLITTNEGLQVAVQEQINASAAGIDSTVGESSFPDRVPSRDKMEVNFEPLNLNIQQVLVEEEFHQGLTAPFLHPEFHIGDRVEKPPEIEHQFIPSFTGTSPEHKKGRCENLEWKNSLALSNSSDEELRVSLQLGEPELKRRNHSDQ, encoded by the exons ATGGACAGGCCAAGATTGGATTTAAGAGTTCACCACTCTCGATCAATACAATCAGAGGAATCTGCTTTAGATTTGGAAAGAAATTACTTCAATCATCATAACCTGCCTTCATCAAGTCCATCACCACTTCAGCCTTTTGCTTCAGCTGGTCAGCACTCAGAGAGCAATGCTGCATATTTCTCTTGGCCTCCTTTGAGTCGATTGAATGATGCAGCAGAAGATAGGGCAAACTATTTTGGAAACCTTCAGAAGGGAGTGCTTCCTGAAACTCTTGGGCGGTTGCCAACTGGACAGCAGGCTACCACCCTGCTTGAGTTGATGACCATAAGGGCATTTCATAGCAAAATCTTGCGTCGATTTAGTCTTGGTACAGCAATTGGGTTTCGAATTCGACGGGGTGTTCTGACAGATATACCCGCAATTCTTGTTTTTGTTGCTAGGAAAGTTCATAGGCAATGGCTCAGCCATTCACAGTGCCTTCCTGCTGCCCTTCAG GGACCGGGAGGTGTATGGTGTGATGTAGATGTTGTCGAATTCTCATATTATGGTGCACCTGCACAAACTCCTAAGGAACAAGTATGTACTGAACTTGTCGACGGCTTGGGGGGGAGTGATCCATGCATTGGCTCTGGTTCCCAG GTTGCTAGCCAAGAGACATATGGGACTTTGGGTGCTATTGTAAAAAGCCGAACAGGAAATCGACAGGTTGGTTTCCTCACAAATCGGCATGTAGCAGTTGATTTGGATTACCCAAGTCAAAAGATGTTTCATCCTTTGCCACCCAACCTTGGACCTGGAGTGTATCTGGGTGCTGTGGAGAGGGCAACATCATTTATAACAGATGATCTTTGGTATGGAACCTTTGCTGGAACAAACCCAG AGACATTTGTGCGAGCAGATGGAGCTTTCATTCCTTTTGCAGAAGATTTTTTCATGAATAACGTAATCACTACTGTCAAAGGTGTGGGTGAGATTGGTGATGTGCATATCATAGACTTGCAGGCTCCAATCAACAGTCTGATTGGAAGGCAAGTGGTCAAAGTTGGAAGAAGCTCTGGCTTGACTACTGGGACCATAATGGCCTATGCTCTTGAATACAATGATGAGAAAGGGATTTGTTTTTTCACTGATTTTCTCGTTGTTGGTGAGAACCAGCAGACTTTTGACCTTGAAGGAGATAGTGGCAGCCTTATCATTTTAACATGTCAGAATGGTGAGAAGCCACGGCCAGTTGGGATTATATGGGGTGGAACTGCTAATCGAGGTCGGTTAAAACTAAAAGTTGGCCAGGCTCCGGAGAATTGGACTAGTGGAGTTGATCTTGGGCGCCTTCTTGACCTTCTTGAGCTTGATCTCATCACAACAAATGAAGGGCTTCAAG TTGCAGTGCAAGAACAGATAAATGCTTCTGCAGCAGGGATTGATTCCACTGTCGGGGAGTCTTCTTTCCCTGACCGAGTGCCATCAAGGGATAAAATGGAAGTGAACTTTGAGCCTCTGAATTTGAATATTCAGCAGGTTTTGGTGGAGGAAGAATTCCATCAAGGATTGACTGCACCGTTCTTGCACCCTGAGTTTCACATAGGAGATAGGGTTGAAAAACCACCTGAAATAGAGCACCAGTTCATTCCGAGTTTCACTGGGACATCTCCAGAGCATAAAAAAGGCCGATGTGAAAACCTAGAATGGAAGAACTCCCTGGCGCTGAGTAACAGCTCTGATGAAGAGCTTCGTGTTTCGTTGCAGTTAGGTGAGCCTGAATTGAAGAGAAGAAACCACTCAGATCAGTAA
- the LOC119989831 gene encoding uncharacterized protein LOC119989831, translating into MTLNGAVTRDGCGRLHQALSDCHRRIPAGPGRESTCRHLNQALAQCLVSQACPEEFEAVRTLCASGGTALKRSQCQQAQVSLAVCLSSHQEQQ; encoded by the coding sequence ATGACATTAAACGGTGCCGTTACGAGAGACGGGTGCGGGAGGCTGCACCAGGCGTTGTCCGATTGCCACCGCCGCATTCCAGCGGGTCCAGGACGCGAGTCGACGTGTCGCCACCTGAATCAGGCGCTTGCTCAGTGCCTCGTGTCCCAGGCGTGCCCAGAAGAGTTCGAAGCCGTCCGCACCCTCTGCGCCAGCGGTGGCACCGCTCTCAAGCGGTCTCAGTGCCAGCAGGCCCAGGTCTCTCTTGCTGTCTGCCTCTCCTCTCATCAAGAACAGCAATAG
- the LOC119989039 gene encoding pentatricopeptide repeat-containing protein At4g19890, which yields MGLFSRLGLWERSANTEQRHRLCRILLMISVVIKFNGFQSSRLLDSLPYIFRSICCRTQVVSFYSSASEPVPPPASPSQSPPLPPLSVITSVCSLVCESYYQHQTHTRSSPPKLNLSIDIDSLTHEQAITVVAALADEAGSMVALSFFHWAIGFAKFRHFMRLYIVCATSLVNNGNLERAHEVMQCMVQSFSEIGKLKEAVSMIIEMGFQGLTLSTRTLNIVLGIACEMGLVEYAEDVFEEMRVRGVSPNSTSYKLILFGNCRAGRILDADRWLSEMVERGFVVDSATCTLVISAFVEKGFVNRAIWCFDKWVELGMKPNLIHFTSLINGMCKRGSIKQAFEMLEEMVRKGWKPNVYTHTALIDGLCKKGWTDKAFRLFLKLVRSDHYKPNVHTYTSMICGYCKDDKLSRAEMLLTRMKEQGLAPNTNTYTTLIGGHSKAGNFERAYELMDLMGEEGCAPNIYTYNAIADGLCKKGRVQEAYNLLKKAFRHGLQADRVTYTMLISEHCKHGDTKQAMVFLSKMVKVGLQFDMHLYTTLIAAFCRQERMKESEKLFEEAVSLGLVPAKETYTSMICGYCRNKNISLAMKFFHRMSNHGCTPDSITFGALISGLCKLSKLDEACELYETMIDKGLSPCEVTRVTLAYEYCQKDDLATAMVILERLEKKPWIRTVNTLVRKLCSEKKVGIAALFFHKLLDKDRNVDRVTLAAFMTACYESGKYALVSDLSEKISRGIG from the coding sequence ATGGGCCTGTTTTCGCGCTTAGGTTTGTGGGAGCGAAGTGCGAACACAGAACAAAGACACCGACTTTGTCGAATCCTTTTGATGATCTCTGTTGTTATCAAATTTAATGGATTTCAATCGTCCAGACTGCTTGATTCTCTTCCCTACATTTTCAGATCAATATGTTGCCGCACTCAAGTTGTCAGTTTTTACTCCTCTGCGTCAGAGCCCGTTCCGCCACCGGCATCACCATCACAATCGCCGCCGCTACCACCGCTTTCTGTTATCACATCAGTATGCTCATTGGTCTGTGAGTCTTACTACCAACACCAAACCCATACGAGATCATCACCTCCCAAGCTCAATCTCAGTATAGACATTGATTCTTTAACCCATGAACAGGCCATTACAGTAGTTGCCGCACTCGCCGACGAGGCGGGTTCGATGGTGGCGTTGAGTTTCTTCCATTGGGCAATTGGGTTCGCCAAATTTAGGCATTTTATGCGCTTATATATTGTCTGCGCTACTTCGTTGGTTAACAATGGAAATTTGGAGAGAGCCCATGAAGTGATGCAGTGTATGGTGCAGAGTTTCTCTGAGATTGGGAAGTTAAAAGAGGCTGTTAGTATGATAATTGAGATGGGGTTCCAAGGATTGACTTTGAGTACAAGGACATTgaatattgttcttggtatAGCCTGTGAAATGGGCTTGGTTGAGTATGCGGAGGATGTGTTCGAGGAAATGCGTGTAAGAGGGGTCAGTCCTAATTCTACTAGTTACAAGTTGATTCTTTTTGGTAATTGTAGAGCGGGGAGGATTTTAGATGCGGATAGGTGGCTGAGTGAGATGGTTGAGAGAGGTTTTGTTGTTGACAGTGCAACCTGTACTTTGGTTATTAGCGCGTTTGTTGAAAAGGGATTTGTGAATAGAGCAATTTGGTGTTTTGATAAATGGGTTGAGCTGGGTATGAAACCTAATTTGATTCATTTCACATCCTTGATTAACGGGATGTGCAAGAGGGGCAGCATTAAGCAAGCTTTTGAAATGCTGGAGGAAATGGTTAGGAAGGGTTGGAAACCAAATGTTTATACGCATACAGCATTGATCGACGGTCTGTGCAAGAAGGGATGGACGGACAAAGCATTTAGACTGTTTCTCAAGCTTGTTCGGAGTGATCATTACAAGCCAAATGTGCATACATATACTTCCATGATCTGCGGATATTGCAAAGACGATAAATTGAGCAGGGCAGAGATGTTGTTGACCAGAATGAAAGAACAGGGTCTAGCTCctaatacaaacacatatactaCTCTTATTGGCGGGCACTCCAAAGCAGGCAATTTTGAAAGGGCCTatgagttgatggatttgatggGTGAAGAAGGATGTGCTCCtaatatttatacatataaTGCAATAGCTGATGGTCTCTGCAAAAAAGGGAGGGTTCAAGAAGCATATAACCTTCTTAAGAAGGCTTTTCGACATGGATTGCAAGCTGATAGAGTTACTTACACCATGCTGATATCTGAGCACTGTAAGCATGGTGACACTAAGCAAGCCATGGTGTTTCTCAGTAAAATGGTTAAAGTTGGCCTTCAATTTGATATGCATTTGTATACCACATTAATTGCCGCCTTCTGTAGGcaagaaagaatgaaagaaagcgAGAAACTTTTTGAGGAAGCTGTCAGCTTAGGCTTGGTTCCTGCTAAAGAAACTTACACTTCTATGATATGTGGGTATTGTAGGAATAAAAATATCAGCCTTGCTATGAAGTTTTTCCATAGGATGAGTAACCATGGTTGTACACCAGATAGTATCACATTTGGAGCTCTCATTAGTGGGCTCTGCAAATTGTCCAAGTTGGATGAGGCTTGTGAATTATATGAGACAATGATAGACAAGGGGTTGTCTCCCTGTGAAGTTACCAGGGTCACATTAGCTTATGAGTATTGCCAAAAGGATGATCTTGCCACAGCTATGGTTATTTTGGAAAGGCTTGAGAAAAAACCCTGGATACGGACAGTTAATACATTGGTGAGAAAGCTTTGCAGTGAAAAGAAAGTAGGCATTGCAGCtcttttctttcataaattatTGGATAAGGATCGTAATGTGGATCGCGTGACTTTGGCAGCCTTTATGACAGCATGTTATGAGAGTGGCAAGTATGCTCTTGTTTCTGACTTGTCTGAAAAAATCTCTAGAGGAATTGGTTAA
- the LOC119989038 gene encoding uncharacterized protein At4g19900 has product MLRNLRSRRRPRYGVYVCAAISALLLLLSVSLLYTRLTLSPADTYRPHHRGHDAISDSRRNGGFSIQNPLLSDSDDFPDFSTEDKIDELDTPGEQLQQENDNSLFDLEDEGDPISSNKVSSSGFYFDHISNAIRRASNKRSIDEWDDEYVGFNVGLGAEDKSKAALGSDDVPVDENVRRKVIEVEGIEDALMLKVGKRDSPLREGWGEWFDKKGDFLRRDRMFKSNLEVLNPLNNPLLQDPDGVGVTTLTRGDKVVQKWWLNEFKRVSFGGKKPLSHLEGNEVAKVRGNWNEKRDIRSTRHSKVLKEVNVEEDMREIVFRKDDKRGTERRTLDEHAGNGLKNMGANNVDKYLRLRRIGGFSNKSNGMQDNDVSIDLSSKKVNNGDQNLSVSMDGNTSDKSSGIELVRDTSAGELGQKVKLENVASNAHQGKSEFTGHIYADGRTWGYYPGLQPDLSFSDFMEAFFRKGGCDMRVFMVWNSPPWMHSVRHQRGLESLLTHHPEACVVVFSETIELDFFKESFVKDGFRVAVAMPNLDELLSDTPAHVFASVWFEWRKTKLYPVHYSELVRFAALYKYGGIYLDSDIIVLKPLSSLNNTVGLEDQLAGSSLNGAIMAFKKHSAFIMECLKEFYLTYDDARMRWNGADLLTRVAKTFLSKGNKSIRELELKVQPSYTFFPISSKYITRYFVTPTTESGKSQEDNLFNKILIESLTFHFWNSLTSSLIPEPESLVARLINHHCIHCSDVL; this is encoded by the exons ATGCTGCGGAACCTCAGATCACGGCGGCGCCCTCGCTATGGGGTGTATGTGTGCGCTGCAATATCTGCTCTTCTGCTCCTACTCTCCGTCTCACTTCTGTACACCCGCCTCACTCTCTCGCCTGCTGATACTTACCGACCCCATCACCGAGGGCACGACGCCATTTCTGATTCCCGCCGAAACGGTGGCTTTTCGATCCAAAACCCACTCCTCTCGGACTCCGACGATTTCCCCGATTTCTCCACCGAAGACAAGATCGACGAGCTCGACACTCCCGGCGAGCAGCTGCAACAAGAGAACGACAATAGCTTGTTTGATCTGGAAGATGAGGGTGACCCAATTAGCAGTAACAAGGTATCCTCTTCTGGGTTTTACTTCGATCACATTTCTAATGCCATTCGCCGTGCCTCCAACAAGCGGTCTATTGATGAATGGGATGATGAATATGTTGGGTTTAATGTGGGATTGGGTGCAGAGGATAAGAGCAAGGCCGCGCTTGGGTCTGATGATGTTCCTGTGGACGAGAATGTGAGGAGAAAGGTGATCGAGGTGGAAGGAATTGAGGATGCTCTGATGTTGAAGGTGGGGAAGAGGGATTCTCCCCTGAGGGAAGGGTGGGGGGAATGGTTTGACAAAAAAGGTGATTTCTTGAGGAGGGATAGGATGTTCAAGTCCAATTTGGAGGTGTTGAATCCATTGAATAATCCATTGTTGCAGGATCCTGATGGGGTTGGGGTCACTACATTGACTAGAGGGGATAAGGTGGTCCAGAAATGGTGGTTGAATGAGTTCAAGCGTGTTTCCTTTGGTGGTAAGAAGCCTttgagtcatttggaggggaaTGAGGTAGCTAAGGTAAGAGGAAATTGGAATGAGAAACGTGACATAAGGAGTACAAGGCATTCTAAAGTGTTGAAGGAAGTGAATGTTGAAGAAGACATGAGGGAAATTGTGTTCAGGAAAGATGATAAAAGGGGCACTGAGCGGAGGACTTTGGATGAGCATGCAGGTAATGGCTTGAAGAATATGGGGGCAAACAATGTTGACAAGTATTTGCGTTTGAGAAGAATTGGAGGTTTTTCGAATAAGAGTAATGGAATGCAAGATAATGATGTTAGTATTGACTTAAGCAGTAAGAAAGTAAACAATGGAGATCAAAATTTGAGCGTTAGTATGGATGGGAATACATCGGATAAGAGTAGTGGGATTGAGCTGGTGAGAGATACATCAGCTGGTGAGTTGGGACAAAAGGTTAAGTTGGAGAATGTGGCTTCTAATGCTCATCAAGGAAAGTCCGAGTTTACAGGTCACATATATGCAGATGGGAGGACATGGGGTTATTATCCTGGCCTGCAACCTGacctttctttttctgattttATGGAGGCATTTTTTAGAAAGGGCGGGTGTGATATGAGGGTCTTTATGGTGTGGAATTCCCCACCATGGATGCATAGTGTTCGGCACCAGAGAGGGCTTGAAAGTCTTCTCACCCACCATCCTGAGGCTTGCGTTGTTGTGTTCTCTGAGACAATTGAACTTGATTTTTTCAAAGAAAGCTTTGTGAAGGATGG TTTCAGAGTTGCAGTTGCTATGCCAAACCTTGACGAATTGCTGAGTGATACCCCTGCACATGTTTTTGCATCCGTCTGGTTTGAATGGAGAAAGACAAAGTTATATCCAGTTCACTACAGTGAGCTTGTCCGGTTTGCGGCACTCTACAA ATATGGTGGTATCTATTTGGACTCAGATATAATAGTTCTTAAACCATTGTCTTCACTAAATAACACTGTTGGTTTGGAGGATCAACTTGCTGGAAGTTCTTTAAATGGTGCCATAATGGCATTTAAAAAACACAG CGCCTTCATCATGGAATGCTTGAAAGAGTTTTACTTGACATATGATGATGCTCGTATGAGGTGGAATGGAGCTGATCTATTGACCAGAGTAGCAAAAACATTTTTGAGCAAAGGAAATAAATCCATTAGAGAGCTGGAATTGAAAGTGCAACCTTCTTACACATTCTTCCCGATTAGTTCTAAGTATATCACGAG GTACTTCGTGACACCAACAACTGAATCCGGAAAATCTCAGGAGGATAATCTATTCAACAAAATTCTGATCGAATCATTAACATTTCATTTCTGGAACAGCTTGACATCTTCTCTCATCCCAGAGCCAGAAAGCCTTGTAGCTAGGCTTATCAACCACCACTGTATCCATTGCTCAGACGTTCTGTGA
- the LOC119988762 gene encoding pentatricopeptide repeat-containing protein At2g35130 codes for MLILECPLKCIFIETRSCRTKSRWRTKISCSTAVEKHYHDGLFIDKRGRLRSFNRKKMSRKRCGSLRGRGWKYGSGFVDGIFPVLSPIANQILNFVQNEANSNRIWDALDTLPHTHSTWDDLINVAVQLRLNKKWDSIILICEWILYRSSFRPDVMCYNLLIEAYGQKTLHKKAESTYLDLLEARCIPTEDTYALLLKAYCSSGVLQKAEATFGEMRKYGLSPSATVYNAYIDGLMKSGHSQKAEEIYKRMKRDGCEPSTETYTLLINLYGKASQCYVSLKLFNEMKSQKCKPNICTYTAMVNAFAREGLCEKAEEIFEQLQEAGFEPDVYAYNGLLEAYSRAGFPYGAAEVFSLMQHMGCEPDRASFNIMVDAYGRAGLHEDAQAVFEEMKRLGIMPTMKSHMLLLSAYSRAGNVGKCEDIVNQMHKSGLKPDTFVLNSMLNLYGRLGQLEKMEEVLTAMEKGPYATDISTYNILINTYGRAGFFERMEGLFQSLHTKNLIPDVVTWTSRLGAYSRKKLYTRCLEIFEEMIDAGCYPDGGTAKVLLSACSSEDQIEQVTTVIRTIHKDMKNVLLPV; via the exons AT GTTGATACTTGAATGCCCACTGAAATGCATATTTATAGAAACAAGAAGCTGCAGGACTAAGTCCAGATGGAGAACAAAGATTTCCTGCAGCACAGCTGTTGAGAAGCACTATCATGATGGTCTTTTTATTGATAAACGTGGGAGACTCAGATCCTTTAACCGCAAGAAGATGTCCAGGAAAAGAT GTGGTTCATTAAGGGGACGAGGATGGAAATACGGTTCTGGGTTTGTTGATGGAATCTTCCCAGTTTTGAGCCCTATTGCTAATCAAATCCTGAACTTTGTACAGAATGAAGCGAATTCTAATAGAATTTGGGATGCGCTTGATACTCTTCCTCATACTCATAGTACTTGGGATGATCTTATCAATGTAGCTGTTCAACTTCGTTTGAATAAAAAATGGGATTCAATTATATTG ATATGTGAATGGATACTATACCGGAGCTCCTTCCGCCCAGACGTTATGTGCTACAATTTACTCATAGAAGCTTATGGACAGAAAACTCTACACAAGAAGGCAGAGTCGACATACTTAGATCTACTTGAAGCTCGATGCATCCCTACTGAAGATACTTATGCTCTTCTTCTGAAGGCATATTGCTCATCCGGGGTGCTGCAGAAAGCAGAAGCGACTTTTGGCGAGATGCGGAAGTATGGCCTTTCCCCAA GTGCAACCGTATACAACGCTTATATTGATGGGCTAATGAAGAGTGGACACAGCCAAAAAGCTGAGGAAATATATAAGAGGATGAAAAGAGATGGCTGTGAACCATCGACTGAAACTTACACATTGTTAATCAACCTATACGGAAAG GCAAGCCAATGCTATGTTTCCTTAAAGTTGTTCAACGAAATGAAGAGTCAGAAATGCAAACCAAATATCTGCACCTACACTGCCATGGTGAATGCATTTGCTAGGGAAGGACTTTGTGAAAAGGCTGAAGAAATATTTGAGCAGCTTCAAGAAGCGGGCTTTGAGCCTGATGTTTATGCATACAATGGTCTCCTGGAAGCCTATAG CCGTGCAGGTTTTCCATATGGTGCGGCAGAAGTGTTTTCACTCATGCAACACATGGGGTGTGAACCGGACAGAGCTTCGTTCAATATCATGGTTGATGCTTATGGAAGAGCTGGTCTTCACGAGG ATGCACAAGCTGTATTTGAAGAAATGAAGCGTCTAGGGATAATGCCAACAATGAAATCGCACATGCTACTTCTATCTGCGTACTCTAGAGCAGGAAACGTAGGTAAATGTGAGGACATTGTAAACCAGATGCACAAATCTGGTCTCAAACCAGACACTTTTGTTCTCAACAGCATGCTCAATCTGTATGGCCGATTAGGTCAACTTGAAAAGATGGAAGAAGTCCTAACTGCAATGGAGAAAGGACCTTATGCTACTGATATCAGCACGTATAACATATTGATCAACACATATGGTCGGGCAGGATTTTTCGAGAGAATGGAAGGGCTCTTCCAGTCCCTCCACACCAAAAATCTGATACCTGATGTGGTGACTTGGACTTCTCGGCTTGGAGCGTACTCTAGAAAGAAATTATACACAAGATGTTTGgaaatttttgaagaaatgatcGATGCTGGTTGTTACCCAGATGGCGGAACTGCAAAAGTACTTCTCTCAGCATGTTCAAGTGAAGATCAGATTGAGCAAGTAACTACTGTCATTAGAACAATACACAAGGATATGAAGAATGTTCTGTTACCCGTTTGA
- the LOC119988299 gene encoding glycine cleavage system H protein 2, mitochondrial-like, which produces MAARLLWASRAASHLRISVFPRGFATVVKDLKYADSHEWVKVDGNSATIGITDHAQDHLGDVVYVELPEVGVAVKQNTNFGAVESVKATSDINSPVSGKVVEVNEELNNSPGLVNSSPYEKGWIMKVEISDAAELRNLKDSDEYSKFCEEEDAAH; this is translated from the exons ATGGCTGCAAGGTTGTTGTGGGCTTCAAGGGCTGCTTCTCACCTCAGGATCTCAGTCTTTCCTAGGGGTTTTGCTACAG TTGTGAAGGATCTGAAGTATGCTGATTCTCATGAGTGGGTTAAGGTTGATGGCAATTCTGCTACCATTGGCATAACAGATCACGCTCAAGATCATTTGGGCGATGTTGTATACGTTGAATTGCCAGAAGTTGGGGTAGCAGTAAAACAGAACACTAACTTTGGTGCAGTTGAAAGTGTTAAGGCTACTAGTGATATTAATTCTCCAGTTTCAGGAAAAGTAGTGGAAGTTAATGAAGAGCTCAACAATTCGCCTGGTTTG GTTAACTCGAGCCCATACGAAAAAGGTTGGATTATGAAGGTTGAAATAAGTGATGCTGCTGAGTTAAGGAACCTGAAGGACTCAGATGAGTACTCCAAGTtctgtgaagaagaagatgcagcACACTGA